The following proteins are encoded in a genomic region of Magnolia sinica isolate HGM2019 chromosome 1, MsV1, whole genome shotgun sequence:
- the LOC131252294 gene encoding uncharacterized protein LOC131252294, with amino-acid sequence MMSRPMLLVFLLLVLIITSQFEWKQQLVNEMEMSPAISQKQQRILDREEIVKEKIILSQEKNIQRLTELVQNLREQLLQCRGSNYTRNGSGSTLFENAGQLERHQIRED; translated from the exons ATGATGTCAAGACCTATGTTGCTTGTCTTCCTGCTACTGGTACTCATAATCACGTCCCAGTTTGAATGGAAACAACAACTTGTAAATGAAATGGAAATGAGTCCGGCCATTTCCCAGAAGCAGCAGCGGATTCTAGACAGGGAAGAAATTGTCAAGGAAAAA ATAATCCTATCTCAAGAAAAGAACATTCAAAGGCTCACCGAACTTGTGCAGAATCTTCGAGAACAGTTGTTACAATGCAGAGGCAGTAACTATACAAGAAATGGCTCTGGAAGTACTTTATTTGAAAATGCTGGTCAGCTCGAGCGGCATCAGATTCGGGAAGATTAA